A part of Setaria viridis chromosome 8, Setaria_viridis_v4.0, whole genome shotgun sequence genomic DNA contains:
- the LOC117833950 gene encoding phospholipase A1 EG1, chloroplastic/mitochondrial → MAVHLPMPQPSPGLCAKPPHQQRGSASTTAAAVAAVAAPPSTFAPQTTRLSSAPSIAVNVRHAAPAAPVVVSPAERAAKKKGGETLASMWREIQGGGDWAGLVEPLHPLLRAEIVRYGELVASTYKAFDLDAGSKRYLNCKYGKTRMLEAVGMAGAGYAVTRYIYAAPDVALPGAAGRPCPSRWIGYVAVASDETARRLGRRDIAVSFRGTVTGSEWVANMMSSLEPARFDPADPRPDVKVESGFLSVYTSDDATCRFTCGSCRNQLLSEVTRLINKYKHEELSITLAGHSMGSSLALLLGYDLAELGLNRDGSGATVPITVYSFAGPRVGNTGFKNRCDELGVKVLRVVNVNDPITKLPGIFLNENSRVLGGRLELPWSCACYTHVGVELALDFFKARDPACVHDLEAYLGLLKCPKIAKVKKDGEDLVSKARKFLLQQNFDTWRWQMAAIQVGELVQAMGM, encoded by the coding sequence ATGGCGGTGCACCTCCCAATGCCTCAGCCTTCACCGGGGCTCTGCGCGAAGCCGCCGCACCAGCAGCGTGGCAGCGCGTCGACGACCGctgcggccgtggcggcggtggccgcgccgccctccacgTTCGCGCCGCAGACGACGCGCCTGTCGTCCGCTCCGTCCATCGCCGTGAACGTCAGgcacgccgcgccggcggctccGGTTGTCGTCTCGCCCGCCGAGAGAGCGGCGAAGAAGAAGGGCGGCGAGACCCTGGCGAGCATGTGGCGCGAGATccagggcggcggcgactgggcCGGGCTCGTGGAGCCGCTgcacccgctcctccgcgccgagATCGTCCGGTACGGCGAGCTCGTGGCGTCGACGTACAAGGCGttcgacctcgacgccggctCCAAACGCTACCTCAACTGCAAGTACGGCAAGACCCGGATGCTCGAGGCCGTCGGCATGGCCGGCGCCGGGTACGCCGTCACGCGGTACATATACGCGGCGCCGGACGTCGCGCTCCCCGGCGCTGCGGGTCGGCCATGCCCGAGCCGGTGGATCGGGTACGTCGCCGTCGCGTCCGACGAGACGGCGCGGCGGCTCGGCCGCCGCGACATCGCCGTGTCGTTCCGCGGCACGGTGACCGGCTCGGAATGGGTCGCTAACATGATGAGCTCCCTCGAGCCGGCGAGGTTCGACCCGGCGGACCCCCGCCCGGACGTCAAGGTCGAGTCGGGGTTCCTCTCCGTCTACACCTCCGACGACGCCACCTGCCGCTTCACCTGCGGCAGCTGCCGGAACCAGCTCCTCTCCGAGGTGACACGCCTCATCAACAAGTACAAGCACGAGGAGCTCAGCATCACCCTTGCTGGCCACAGCATGGGCAGCTCCCTCGCACTCCTCCTCGGCTACGATCTCGCCGAGCTCGGTCTCAAccgcgacggcagcggcgccaCCGTGCCGATCACCGTCTACTCCTTCGCCGGCCCGAGGGTCGGCAACACGGGGTTCAAGAACCGGTGCGACGAGCTCGGGGTGAAGGTGCTGAGGGTGGTGAACGTCAATGACCCCATCACCAAGTTGCCCGGCATTTTCTTGAACGAGAACTCTAGGGTTTTGGGAGGGAGATTGGAGCTCCCATGGAGCTGCGCGTGTTACACGCATGTCGGCGTTGAGCTTGCCCTGGACTTCTTCAAAGCGAGAGATCCTGCTTGCGTGCATGACCTCGAGGCCTACTTAGGGTTGCTCAAGTGCCCTAAGATTGCAAAGGTGAAGAAGGATGGGGAGGATCTTGTAAGCAAGGCTAGGAAGTTTTTGCTTCAGCAAAATTTTGATACTTGGAGGTGGCAAATGGCTGCAATCCAAGTTGGTGAGTTGGTACAGGCCATGGGGATGTAG